From one Lolium rigidum isolate FL_2022 chromosome 4, APGP_CSIRO_Lrig_0.1, whole genome shotgun sequence genomic stretch:
- the LOC124707381 gene encoding actin cytoskeleton-regulatory complex protein PAN1-like yields the protein MAAAAAAEAPAEDPSPPRPPPPEKRASPADAEVQEERPEPKRRRARVAALENLPRAAAVASEEEDDDAGDGGGSSSSFSFHARSFSGVETTPKFGSFNPAAAQFVAFHLTPPPPLVDPAEDEADSPPPPPVRTHDDGDDDNDEVKGKDGNSH from the coding sequence atggcggcggcggctgcggccgaGGCGCCGGCGGAGGACCCCTCTCCTCCCCGCCCGCCGCCTCCCGAGAagcgcgcttcgccggcggacgcCGAGGTCCAGGAGGAGCGGCCGGAGCCGAAGCGCCGGCGCGCCCGCGTGGCCGCGCTCGAGAACCTCCCCCGCGCTGCTGCGgtggcgagcgaggaggaggacgacgatgcgggcgacggcggagggtcgtcgtcgtcgttctcGTTCCACGCGCGGAGCTTCTCCGGGGTGGAGACGACGCCCAAGTTCGGGTCTTTCAACCCCGCCGCCGCCCAGTTCGtggccttccacctgacgccgccgccgcccctggtcGACCCGGCGGAGGACGAGGCGGActccccgcccccgccgccggtaCGCAcccacgacgacggcgacgatgacaaTGACGAGGTCAAGGGCAAGGATGGCAATTCACACTAG